One stretch of Astatotilapia calliptera chromosome 3, fAstCal1.2, whole genome shotgun sequence DNA includes these proteins:
- the LOC113019183 gene encoding kelch-like protein 33 isoform X2, with protein MEKRRRRLWDRIRCWIKAEVCNKEEEEEGVEENGEDADSEEEDVNEEENEAGGNQDEEEVQAKPEVRDAEETEEDKGESGSETEGSDFTVSEDKYFNKHRNEDISETQTTLEWNGEFNGEILTDEEETVTESWVTKEDREEEEEASTDDKETEPSVDEDGDFSDEDDIKTYFKDDYPIHVFLTLNEFRSSSVLIDLTLRTEDGMRFCVHSPVLAAVSSLTCDNLKRSKAGNKRADERKDDDTCVRVHPWSISLGPEVEHVGLEAIVEFAYTGQIPFLNKDNLDKIKAAAQTLGAPRVLDLCIEEEEKSTKTGGDKKRESISTAQQMTISLQSIKQLWMDRVGCDVTLEACGGSLHVHRVILAVSSDYFRGMFTSGMKESHQPFVTLPFLLASELEVLIGCSYSGTLPMSWQCIFEITSTALQLQYQPALSLCYNFLCQEINPQTCLDVVSFAEAYEMPQLLEFADDFVLRHFQMVACTSKFTDLSTKKLLMYLNSNSLYVPSELVIFKAVAAWIQAKPRIRLRLAHELMKTVQFPLMTFKEFKEVRSQTMWCNPNMAELYKEIFEDFCSSESAQHQFRIYMPKESLVLIGGDQISEDLSSRSISRELWFGNSLRNHIGVKKALEWRKLGEMPEPARFGHEVAVLKGRLYVLGGKKYYGIGDTLNNVYRYDPCENSWEFLAEMQEKRCSFSVVVLNEKIYAIGGHSETDPIDSVERYCPSTNSWSFTSPLDLPLSGHVAKVTQGQIFITGGENNDYLCVASLFLYHPETGSTYLANMASPRAHHCMEILVPHVGAGSAVLEGRFYVLGGYSQEDYTDTKVVHRYDPARQKWENMGRMPGPNNDIHACLLCLPMHLRL; from the exons ATGGAGAAGAGAAGGAGACGATTGTGGGACAGGATAAGATGCTGGATTAAAGCAGAGGTGTgtaataaagaagaagaagaagaaggggtgGAAGAGAATGGTGAGGACGCTGACAGCGAGGAAGAAGATGTgaatgaggaagaaaatgaagcaggaggaaatcaagatgaagaagaagtgcAGGCAAAACCGGAGGTGAGGGATGCAGAGGAAACCGAAGAGGACAAAGGAGAAAGTGGTTCAGAAACAGAAGGTTCTGATTTCACAGTTTCTGAGGATAAATATtttaacaaacacagaaatgaagatATCTCTGAAACTCAGACTACTCTGGAGTGGAATGGAGAATTCAACGGTGAAATATTGACagatgaagaagaaactgtCACAGAATCTTGGGTCACTAAAGAAGATcgtgaagaagaagaggaagcttCTACAGATGATAAGGAAACCGAACCTTCAGTGGATGAAGATGGGGATTTTAGTGATGAAGATGACATAAAGACATATTTCAAAGATGATTACCCCATACATGTTTTTCTCACCTTGAATGAATTCAGGAGTTCATCCGTTCTCATCGACCTTACTTTGAGGACAGAGGATGGGATGCGTTTCTGTGTGCACTCCCCAGTGCTGGCTGCTGTCAGTTCACTTACCTGTGATAATctaaaaagaagcaaagcaggAAACAAAAGAGCTGATGAAAGAAAAGACGATGACACATGTGTTAGAGTTCACCCGTGGTCAATCTCTCTTGGTCCTGAGGTAGAGCATGTTGGGTTAGAGGCGATTGTGGAGTTTGCCTACACTGGACAAATACCATTCTTAAACAAGGATAATCTAGACAAGATAAAGGCTGCTGCTCAAACACTGGGTGCACCAAGGGTTCTCGATCTCTGCattgaggaagaagagaagtcCACAAAAACTGGAGGGGATAAGAAAAGGGAAAGTATTTCTACTGCACAACAAATGACGATCAGCCTTCAGTCCATCAAACAGCTGTGGATGGACAGAGTGGGATGTGATGTGACTCTGGAAGCTTGTGGTGGATCGCTTCATG TCCACAGAGTTATCTTGGCTGTAAGCAGTGATTACTTCCGTGGCATGTTCACCTCAGGGATGAAGGAGTCCCATCAGCCTTTTGTGACCCTTCCCTTCCTTTTGGCATCAGAATTAGAAGTTCTAATTGGCTGCTCTTACAGTGGTACTCTACCTATGAGCTGGCAGTGCATCTTTGAGATCACCAGCACTGCTCTCCAGCTTCAGTACCAACCTGCACTTTCCTTGTGCTACAATTTCCTGTGTCAAGAAATTAATCCTCAAACTTGTCTGGATGTGGTATCTTTTGCAGAGGCCTATGAAATGCCACAGCTTCTTGAATTTGCTGATGATTTTGTCCTCCGGCATTTCCAGATGGTGGCATGCACCTCAAAGTTTACGGACCTGTCAACTAAAAAGCTCTTGATGTACCTAAACAGTAACTCACTTTATGTTCCATCTGAACTTGTTATATTCAAAGCAGTGGCAGCTTGGATTCAAGCAAAGCCCAGGATAAGGCTCAGACTAGCTCATGAACTTATGAAAACTGTCCAGTTTCCCTTGATGACATTCAAGGAATTCAAGGAAGTGCGATCTCAGACCATGTGGTGTAATCCCAACATGGCAGAGCTGTATAAGGAAATCTTTGAAGATTTCTGCTCCAGTGAGAGTGCACAGCATCAGTTCCGCATCTATATGCCAAAAGAGAGTCTCGTTCTGATTGGAGGTGACCAGATTTCGGAAGACCTGAGCAGCCGCAGCATCAGCAGAGAACTTTGGTTTGGGAATTCCCTCAGGAATCACATAGGGGTAAAAAAGGCATTGGAGTGGAGAAAGCTGGGAGAGATGCCTGAGCCAGCAAGATTCGGGCATGAGGTGGCTGTCCTAAAAGGACGATTGTATGTGTTGGGAGGCAAGAAGTATTATGGCATTGGTGACACCCTTAATAATGTTTACAG ATATGACCCTTGTGAAAACAGCTGGGAGTTTCTGGCTGAAATGCAAGAAAAAAGATGCTCATTTTCAGTGGTTGTACTTAATGAAAAGATATATGCCATCGGCGGACACAGTGAGACCGATCCTATAGATAGTGTTGAAAGATACTGCCCATCTACAAATTCTTGGAG tttcaccTCACCCTTGGATCTGCCTCTGAGCGGTCATGTAGCAAAAGTTACCCAAGGACAGATCTTCATAACAGGAGGGGAAAATAATGATTACCTCTGTGTTGCATCCCTCTTTCTGTACCATCCAGAAACAGGAAGCACCTACCTGGCAAACATGGCTTCACCTCGAGCTCATCACTGTATGGAGATCTTGG TGCCGCATGTTGGAGCAGGAAGTGCCGTTTTGGAGGGAAGGTTTTATGTGCTGGGTGGATACAGTCAGGAGGACTACACCGACACTAAGGTGGTGCACCGCTATGATCCTGCCAGACAGAAATGGGAGAACATGGGAAGGATGCCCGGGCCAAACAATGATATCCATGCATGTCTGCTGTGTTTGCCAATGCATTTGCGACTATAA
- the LOC113019183 gene encoding kelch-like protein 33 isoform X1 → MEKRRRRLWDRIRCWIKAEVCNKEEEEEGVEENGEDADSEEEDVNEEENEAGGNQDEEEVQAKPEVRDAEETEEDKGESGSETEGSDFTVSEDKYFNKHRNEDISETQTTLEWNGEFNGEILTDEEETVTESWVTKEDREEEEEASTDDKETEPSVDEDGDFSDEDDIKTYFKDDYPIHVFLTLNEFRSSSVLIDLTLRTEDGMRFCVHSPVLAAVSSLTCDNLKRSKAGNKRADERKDDDTCVRVHPWSISLGPEVEHVGLEAIVEFAYTGQIPFLNKDNLDKIKAAAQTLGAPRVLDLCIEEEEKSTKTGGDKKRESISTAQQMTISLQSIKQLWMDRVGCDVTLEACGGSLHVHRVILAVSSDYFRGMFTSGMKESHQPFVTLPFLLASELEVLIGCSYSGTLPMSWQCIFEITSTALQLQYQPALSLCYNFLCQEINPQTCLDVVSFAEAYEMPQLLEFADDFVLRHFQMVACTSKFTDLSTKKLLMYLNSNSLYVPSELVIFKAVAAWIQAKPRIRLRLAHELMKTVQFPLMTFKEFKEVRSQTMWCNPNMAELYKEIFEDFCSSESAQHQFRIYMPKESLVLIGGDQISEDLSSRSISRELWFGNSLRNHIGVKKALEWRKLGEMPEPARFGHEVAVLKGRLYVLGGKKYYGIGDTLNNVYRYDPCENSWEFLAEMQEKRCSFSVVVLNEKIYAIGGHSETDPIDSVERYCPSTNSWSFTSPLDLPLSGHVAKVTQGQIFITGGENNDYLCVASLFLYHPETGSTYLANMASPRAHHCMEILGEYLYVAGGVTTDDTMTIVDQLSCEVYSPVANCWTAFASLPVPHVGAGSAVLEGRFYVLGGYSQEDYTDTKVVHRYDPARQKWENMGRMPGPNNDIHACLLCLPMHLRL, encoded by the exons ATGGAGAAGAGAAGGAGACGATTGTGGGACAGGATAAGATGCTGGATTAAAGCAGAGGTGTgtaataaagaagaagaagaagaaggggtgGAAGAGAATGGTGAGGACGCTGACAGCGAGGAAGAAGATGTgaatgaggaagaaaatgaagcaggaggaaatcaagatgaagaagaagtgcAGGCAAAACCGGAGGTGAGGGATGCAGAGGAAACCGAAGAGGACAAAGGAGAAAGTGGTTCAGAAACAGAAGGTTCTGATTTCACAGTTTCTGAGGATAAATATtttaacaaacacagaaatgaagatATCTCTGAAACTCAGACTACTCTGGAGTGGAATGGAGAATTCAACGGTGAAATATTGACagatgaagaagaaactgtCACAGAATCTTGGGTCACTAAAGAAGATcgtgaagaagaagaggaagcttCTACAGATGATAAGGAAACCGAACCTTCAGTGGATGAAGATGGGGATTTTAGTGATGAAGATGACATAAAGACATATTTCAAAGATGATTACCCCATACATGTTTTTCTCACCTTGAATGAATTCAGGAGTTCATCCGTTCTCATCGACCTTACTTTGAGGACAGAGGATGGGATGCGTTTCTGTGTGCACTCCCCAGTGCTGGCTGCTGTCAGTTCACTTACCTGTGATAATctaaaaagaagcaaagcaggAAACAAAAGAGCTGATGAAAGAAAAGACGATGACACATGTGTTAGAGTTCACCCGTGGTCAATCTCTCTTGGTCCTGAGGTAGAGCATGTTGGGTTAGAGGCGATTGTGGAGTTTGCCTACACTGGACAAATACCATTCTTAAACAAGGATAATCTAGACAAGATAAAGGCTGCTGCTCAAACACTGGGTGCACCAAGGGTTCTCGATCTCTGCattgaggaagaagagaagtcCACAAAAACTGGAGGGGATAAGAAAAGGGAAAGTATTTCTACTGCACAACAAATGACGATCAGCCTTCAGTCCATCAAACAGCTGTGGATGGACAGAGTGGGATGTGATGTGACTCTGGAAGCTTGTGGTGGATCGCTTCATG TCCACAGAGTTATCTTGGCTGTAAGCAGTGATTACTTCCGTGGCATGTTCACCTCAGGGATGAAGGAGTCCCATCAGCCTTTTGTGACCCTTCCCTTCCTTTTGGCATCAGAATTAGAAGTTCTAATTGGCTGCTCTTACAGTGGTACTCTACCTATGAGCTGGCAGTGCATCTTTGAGATCACCAGCACTGCTCTCCAGCTTCAGTACCAACCTGCACTTTCCTTGTGCTACAATTTCCTGTGTCAAGAAATTAATCCTCAAACTTGTCTGGATGTGGTATCTTTTGCAGAGGCCTATGAAATGCCACAGCTTCTTGAATTTGCTGATGATTTTGTCCTCCGGCATTTCCAGATGGTGGCATGCACCTCAAAGTTTACGGACCTGTCAACTAAAAAGCTCTTGATGTACCTAAACAGTAACTCACTTTATGTTCCATCTGAACTTGTTATATTCAAAGCAGTGGCAGCTTGGATTCAAGCAAAGCCCAGGATAAGGCTCAGACTAGCTCATGAACTTATGAAAACTGTCCAGTTTCCCTTGATGACATTCAAGGAATTCAAGGAAGTGCGATCTCAGACCATGTGGTGTAATCCCAACATGGCAGAGCTGTATAAGGAAATCTTTGAAGATTTCTGCTCCAGTGAGAGTGCACAGCATCAGTTCCGCATCTATATGCCAAAAGAGAGTCTCGTTCTGATTGGAGGTGACCAGATTTCGGAAGACCTGAGCAGCCGCAGCATCAGCAGAGAACTTTGGTTTGGGAATTCCCTCAGGAATCACATAGGGGTAAAAAAGGCATTGGAGTGGAGAAAGCTGGGAGAGATGCCTGAGCCAGCAAGATTCGGGCATGAGGTGGCTGTCCTAAAAGGACGATTGTATGTGTTGGGAGGCAAGAAGTATTATGGCATTGGTGACACCCTTAATAATGTTTACAG ATATGACCCTTGTGAAAACAGCTGGGAGTTTCTGGCTGAAATGCAAGAAAAAAGATGCTCATTTTCAGTGGTTGTACTTAATGAAAAGATATATGCCATCGGCGGACACAGTGAGACCGATCCTATAGATAGTGTTGAAAGATACTGCCCATCTACAAATTCTTGGAG tttcaccTCACCCTTGGATCTGCCTCTGAGCGGTCATGTAGCAAAAGTTACCCAAGGACAGATCTTCATAACAGGAGGGGAAAATAATGATTACCTCTGTGTTGCATCCCTCTTTCTGTACCATCCAGAAACAGGAAGCACCTACCTGGCAAACATGGCTTCACCTCGAGCTCATCACTGTATGGAGATCTTGGGTGAATATCTTTACGTGGCAGGTGGAGTAACCACTGATGATACCATGACTATTGTTGATCAGCTATCTTGTGAAGTGTACAGTCCAGTGGCTAACTGCTGGACTGCCTTTGCATCTCTGCCAGTGCCGCATGTTGGAGCAGGAAGTGCCGTTTTGGAGGGAAGGTTTTATGTGCTGGGTGGATACAGTCAGGAGGACTACACCGACACTAAGGTGGTGCACCGCTATGATCCTGCCAGACAGAAATGGGAGAACATGGGAAGGATGCCCGGGCCAAACAATGATATCCATGCATGTCTGCTGTGTTTGCCAATGCATTTGCGACTATAA